The proteins below are encoded in one region of Micromonospora sp. DSM 45708:
- a CDS encoding SDR family NAD(P)-dependent oxidoreductase: MSGRVTLDGRAVIVTGAGNGIGRAHALTLAERGASVVVNDLGGAVDGSGSSGAAERVVAEIRAAGGVAVASTDSVATAAGGADLVGRAIDEFGRLDAIIHNAGILRDRTLAKMADEDVRAVLDVHLAGAFHVLRPAWPHLVERGYGRIVLTSSSSGLFGNFGQANYGAAKAGLIGLMNVLALEGARRGILVNAIAPTAATRMTENLLGDLTDRFDPRHVAAVATFLASEQCRLNRHILTVGGGRVGRIFLGVTPGWYGGTEPASPDDILDAVDDICRLDDFIVPDSGADEVTLIQRVLGGPSGPSA; this comes from the coding sequence ATGAGCGGCCGGGTCACCCTCGACGGCCGGGCCGTGATCGTCACCGGCGCCGGCAACGGCATCGGCCGGGCGCACGCGCTGACCCTCGCCGAGCGGGGCGCGTCGGTGGTCGTCAACGACCTCGGCGGGGCGGTCGACGGCTCGGGTTCCTCGGGCGCGGCCGAGCGGGTCGTCGCGGAGATCCGCGCCGCCGGTGGCGTCGCCGTCGCGTCCACCGACTCCGTGGCCACCGCCGCCGGGGGCGCCGACCTCGTCGGCCGGGCGATCGACGAGTTCGGCCGGCTCGACGCGATCATCCACAACGCCGGCATCCTGCGCGACCGGACGCTGGCCAAGATGGCCGACGAGGACGTCCGCGCGGTGCTCGACGTGCACCTGGCCGGCGCGTTCCACGTGCTACGGCCCGCCTGGCCGCACCTGGTCGAGCGGGGGTACGGCCGGATCGTGCTGACCAGCTCGTCGTCCGGCCTGTTCGGCAACTTCGGCCAGGCCAACTACGGGGCCGCCAAGGCCGGTCTGATCGGTCTGATGAACGTGCTCGCGCTGGAGGGGGCCCGCCGGGGCATCCTCGTCAACGCGATCGCGCCGACCGCGGCGACCCGGATGACCGAGAACCTCCTCGGCGACCTGACCGACCGGTTCGACCCGCGGCACGTCGCCGCGGTGGCGACCTTCCTCGCCTCCGAGCAGTGCCGGCTCAACCGGCACATCCTCACCGTCGGCGGCGGGCGGGTCGGGCGGATCTTCCTGGGCGTCACGCCCGGCTGGTACGGCGGGACCGAGCCCGCCTCGCCGGACGACATCCTCGACGCCGTCGACGACATCTGCCGGCTCGACGACTTCATCGTGCCCGACAGCGGCGCCGACGAGGTGACGCTGATCCAGCGCGTCCTCGGCGGGCCGTCCGGACCGTCCGCCTGA
- a CDS encoding VOC family protein gives MPVSEVHHVAMTVSDVDRAADFYEQALGYRRTLRTEVGGPGIEVSLGLPAGTTGRVQYLQGPSRIGQLELIEWNGVKTRTATAGHLELGTFLLSFEVPRDELDELHRRLVELGAECLSAPNRVLLENYGHITAFAARDLDGNLLEFVSLPSREEILARRRGSDA, from the coding sequence ATGCCGGTCAGCGAAGTGCACCACGTGGCCATGACCGTCTCCGACGTCGACCGCGCCGCGGACTTCTACGAGCAGGCGCTGGGCTACCGCCGGACGCTGCGTACCGAGGTCGGCGGCCCCGGGATCGAGGTGTCGCTGGGGCTGCCCGCCGGCACCACCGGCCGGGTCCAGTACCTCCAGGGGCCCAGCCGGATCGGGCAGCTCGAACTCATCGAGTGGAACGGCGTCAAGACCCGTACGGCCACCGCCGGTCACCTGGAGCTGGGCACCTTCCTGCTCAGCTTCGAGGTGCCCCGGGACGAGCTGGACGAGCTGCACCGGCGGCTGGTCGAGCTGGGCGCGGAGTGCCTGTCCGCGCCGAACCGGGTGCTGCTGGAGAACTACGGCCACATCACCGCGTTCGCCGCCCGCGACCTCGACGGCAACCTGCTGGAGTTCGTGTCCCTGCCGTCCCGGGAGGAGATCCTGGCCCGGCGGCGGGGGAGCGACGCCTGA